From Pseudomonas sp. LS1212, the proteins below share one genomic window:
- a CDS encoding polyamine ABC transporter substrate-binding protein yields the protein MPIIKMPRITALLSALTLSGLACQAWAQDVVNIYNWTDYIAENTLADFQRDTGIKPVYDVFDSNETLEGKLLAGRTGYDVVVPSNHFLGRQIKAGVFQKLDLAKLPNRSNLDPKLLERLQVNDPGNQYSVPYLWGTNGIGYNVTKIKEVLGTDRIDSWNVLFEPENLKKLKACGVSFMDSADEIFPAMLNYMGLDPNSKQLKDYAQAEDKLKSLRPYITYFHSSKYVSDLANGDICIAFGYSGDVFQAMKRAEDAGNGVQIAYVVPREGGNLWFDMLTIPVDAKNVEQAHAFINYLLQPQAIASVSDYVGYANANTQATALMTEQIRNDPSIYPPAAVQQKLYVSSEQPPEIMRWVTRSWNKLKSGR from the coding sequence ATGCCCATAATAAAAATGCCACGCATAACCGCCCTGCTCTCTGCTCTTACCCTGTCCGGCCTGGCTTGCCAGGCCTGGGCGCAGGATGTCGTCAATATCTATAACTGGACCGATTACATCGCCGAAAACACTCTGGCGGATTTCCAGCGCGACACTGGCATCAAGCCGGTTTACGACGTGTTCGACTCCAACGAGACCCTGGAAGGGAAGCTGTTGGCCGGGCGTACCGGCTATGACGTGGTGGTCCCGAGCAATCATTTCCTGGGTCGGCAGATCAAGGCCGGGGTGTTCCAGAAGCTGGACCTGGCCAAGCTGCCCAACCGCAGCAACCTCGACCCCAAACTGCTGGAGCGCCTGCAGGTCAACGATCCGGGGAATCAGTATTCGGTCCCCTATCTCTGGGGCACCAATGGCATCGGCTACAACGTCACGAAGATCAAGGAAGTGCTCGGCACCGACCGGATCGATTCCTGGAACGTGCTGTTCGAGCCGGAAAACCTGAAAAAACTCAAGGCCTGCGGTGTCTCGTTCATGGACTCGGCCGACGAGATATTTCCGGCAATGCTCAACTACATGGGCCTTGACCCCAACAGCAAACAGCTCAAGGACTATGCGCAAGCCGAGGACAAACTCAAGAGCCTGCGGCCTTACATTACCTACTTCCATTCCTCCAAATACGTCAGTGACCTGGCCAACGGCGATATCTGCATCGCCTTCGGTTATTCCGGCGATGTATTCCAGGCGATGAAGCGGGCCGAGGACGCCGGTAACGGGGTGCAAATCGCCTACGTCGTACCTCGTGAGGGGGGCAACCTCTGGTTCGATATGCTGACCATCCCGGTCGACGCCAAAAATGTCGAACAAGCCCACGCATTCATCAACTATCTGTTGCAGCCGCAGGCGATTGCCAGCGTCAGCGACTATGTTGGCTACGCCAATGCCAACACCCAGGCGACTGCGCTGATGACCGAGCAAATCAGGAATGATCCGTCGATTTATCCGCCGGCAGCGGTTCAACAAAAGCTCTATGTCTCCTCTGAGCAGCCACCGGAAATAATGCGTTGGGTGACCCGTTCCTGGAACAAGCTCAAGTCCGGCCGCTAA
- a CDS encoding glutamine synthetase family protein, whose product MKGNLDRLSQWLKDNKITEVECLISDLSGIARGKISPTNKFLNEQGMRLPESVLLQTVTGDYVEDEVYYDLLDPADIDMHCRPDEEAVFLVPWALEPTAQVIHDTHDKRGNPIELSPRNILKKVLKLYTQQGWKPIIAPEMEFYLTQRSDDPDYPLKPPVGRSGRQETGRQSYSIEATNEFDPLFEDMYNWSEAQGLDLDTLIHEEGTAQMEINFRHGDPLHLADQIFVFKRTLREAALKHNVSATFMAKPMTGEPGSAMHLHQSVVNLETGRTVFSNPDGSMSELFLHHIGGLQKYIPETLPLFAPNVNSFRRFLPDTSAPVNVEWGEENRTVGLRVPDSDPQNRRVENRLPGADANPYLALAASLLCGFVGMIEGVEPSQPVQGRGYERRNLALPLTLEAALERMEQSDMLKEHLGPRFTKGYVAVKRVEHENFKQVISSWEREFLLLSV is encoded by the coding sequence ATGAAAGGCAATCTGGATCGATTGAGCCAATGGTTGAAGGACAACAAGATCACTGAGGTCGAGTGTCTTATCTCGGACTTGAGCGGCATTGCCCGGGGCAAGATTTCACCGACCAACAAATTCTTGAACGAACAGGGCATGCGCCTGCCCGAGAGCGTTTTGCTGCAGACCGTCACCGGCGACTACGTCGAGGACGAGGTCTACTACGACCTGCTCGACCCGGCCGACATCGACATGCACTGCCGCCCCGACGAAGAAGCCGTGTTTCTGGTGCCCTGGGCCCTGGAACCAACCGCCCAGGTTATCCACGACACCCATGACAAGCGCGGCAACCCGATCGAGCTGTCACCGCGCAACATCCTCAAGAAGGTCCTCAAGCTCTACACCCAGCAGGGCTGGAAGCCCATCATCGCGCCGGAAATGGAGTTCTACCTGACCCAGCGCAGCGATGACCCCGACTACCCCCTCAAGCCACCGGTCGGCCGCTCCGGGCGGCAGGAGACCGGGCGCCAATCCTACTCGATCGAGGCGACCAACGAGTTCGATCCGCTTTTCGAGGACATGTACAACTGGAGCGAAGCCCAGGGGCTGGATCTGGACACCCTGATCCACGAGGAAGGCACCGCGCAGATGGAGATCAACTTCCGTCACGGTGACCCGCTGCACCTGGCCGACCAGATTTTCGTCTTCAAGCGGACCCTGCGCGAAGCGGCCCTCAAGCACAACGTCAGCGCGACCTTCATGGCCAAGCCGATGACCGGCGAGCCGGGCAGCGCCATGCACCTGCACCAGAGCGTCGTGAACCTGGAGACCGGCAGAACCGTGTTTTCCAATCCCGACGGCAGCATGAGCGAGCTGTTCCTGCACCACATTGGCGGCTTGCAGAAGTACATTCCCGAAACGCTGCCGCTGTTCGCCCCCAACGTCAACTCATTCCGCCGCTTCCTGCCCGACACCTCGGCGCCGGTCAATGTGGAGTGGGGCGAAGAAAACCGTACTGTGGGCCTGAGGGTGCCTGACTCGGATCCGCAAAATCGCCGAGTGGAAAACCGCCTGCCTGGTGCCGACGCCAACCCTTACCTGGCCCTGGCCGCAAGCCTGCTGTGTGGTTTCGTGGGCATGATCGAAGGCGTCGAGCCTAGCCAGCCGGTACAGGGACGCGGCTATGAGCGCCGTAACCTGGCCCTGCCGCTGACCCTGGAGGCCGCTCTGGAGCGCATGGAACAGTCCGACATGCTCAAGGAGCATCTGGGCCCCCGGTTCACCAAAGGCTATGTCGCGGTCAAGCGGGTCGAGCACGAGAACTTCAAGCAGGTGATCAGCTCCTGGGAGCGCGAGTTCCTTCTGCTGAGTGTGTAA
- a CDS encoding helix-turn-helix domain-containing protein, translating to MQIQAHNALDVNEQQTVIDGWEQHYQQMSPGAFRGQIVHMEVGGVAVYEEQMNTRVEQYFHAPASSLVFSFDTNDGSLYLLNGESQNTWITPENYKEVAVVLDHKYLSGLDCLDLSVLDGLFLTPLGSQQSRVFGRWLSSTLANLLWANDQLAEESLARQLVDDCLYVLECSTPTLDGSGLRRLAHDRKIVRRVLELVTAFPDENFNALELAKAAGVSVRQLQKSFTAFIGVAPNHWLRLRRLNAAHRDLLRARPGETTVAEIAMRWSFWHLGRFSEAYRNLFNELPSCTLLRRP from the coding sequence ATGCAGATTCAAGCCCACAACGCCCTGGATGTGAATGAGCAGCAGACGGTCATCGACGGCTGGGAGCAGCATTACCAGCAGATGTCCCCTGGCGCTTTCCGGGGCCAGATCGTGCACATGGAAGTCGGTGGCGTGGCGGTGTACGAAGAGCAGATGAACACCCGGGTCGAACAGTATTTCCATGCGCCGGCCAGTTCCCTGGTATTCAGCTTCGACACCAATGATGGCTCGCTCTACCTGCTCAATGGCGAAAGCCAGAATACCTGGATCACCCCGGAGAATTACAAGGAAGTCGCCGTGGTGCTGGATCACAAGTACCTGAGCGGGCTCGATTGCCTGGACCTGAGCGTGTTGGACGGGCTCTTCCTCACGCCCCTGGGTTCCCAGCAAAGCCGCGTGTTCGGCAGATGGCTGAGCAGCACACTGGCCAACTTGCTCTGGGCCAATGATCAACTCGCCGAGGAAAGCCTGGCCAGGCAGTTGGTGGACGACTGCCTGTATGTCCTCGAGTGCTCGACGCCGACGCTGGACGGTTCTGGCCTAAGGCGCCTGGCCCACGACCGGAAAATCGTACGCAGGGTCCTGGAACTGGTGACAGCCTTTCCCGATGAGAACTTCAATGCCCTGGAGCTTGCCAAGGCGGCCGGCGTTTCGGTGCGCCAGCTGCAGAAGAGCTTCACGGCATTCATCGGGGTCGCGCCGAACCACTGGCTGCGTCTGCGCCGGCTGAATGCGGCGCATCGCGACCTGCTGCGCGCCCGTCCAGGTGAAACCACGGTGGCAGAGATCGCCATGCGTTGGTCGTTCTGGCATCTGGGACGTTTCTCCGAGGCCTATCGCAACCTGTTCAACGAGCTGCCCAGCTGCACGCTCCTGCGTCGCCCCTGA
- a CDS encoding rhodanese-like domain-containing protein produces MVANLIQFATNHYLLVGIFAVLLVLLILSELSRGGRSLSTRELTALVNKEQGLVIDIRTSKDYAAGHIVGALNIPQDKLAARIGELEKHKGKTLIVVDNMGQHAGTSCRELLKAGYNAAKLSGGVSSWRADNLPLVK; encoded by the coding sequence ATGGTTGCTAACCTGATTCAATTTGCCACTAATCACTATCTGCTCGTCGGCATCTTTGCCGTATTGCTGGTTCTGTTGATTCTCTCGGAGTTGAGCCGCGGCGGCCGCAGCCTAAGCACCCGTGAGCTGACAGCGCTGGTCAACAAAGAGCAAGGCCTGGTGATTGATATCCGTACCTCCAAGGATTATGCCGCCGGCCATATCGTCGGTGCGCTGAACATCCCTCAGGACAAGCTGGCCGCGCGTATCGGCGAGCTGGAAAAACACAAGGGCAAGACCCTGATCGTCGTCGACAACATGGGTCAGCACGCTGGCACCAGCTGTCGCGAACTGCTCAAGGCCGGTTACAACGCTGCCAAACTGTCGGGTGGCGTTTCCAGCTGGCGTGCCGATAACCTGCCGCTGGTGAAGTGA
- the grxC gene encoding glutaredoxin 3 yields MANVVVYSSDWCPYCVRAKALLESKGVAFEEIKVDGKPQVRAEMTSKAGRTSVPQIWIDSTHVGGCDDLYALERSGKLDKLLQA; encoded by the coding sequence ATGGCCAACGTCGTCGTCTACTCCAGCGATTGGTGCCCTTACTGCGTACGCGCCAAGGCCTTGCTCGAGAGCAAGGGGGTTGCCTTCGAAGAGATCAAGGTCGATGGCAAGCCTCAGGTTCGTGCCGAAATGACCAGCAAGGCGGGCCGCACCTCGGTGCCGCAGATCTGGATCGACTCGACCCATGTCGGTGGCTGCGACGACCTGTATGCCCTTGAACGCTCCGGTAAACTGGATAAATTGCTCCAGGCTTGA
- the secB gene encoding protein-export chaperone SecB, with product MIDEQNNGAAASDEENSPQFSLQRIYVRDLSFEAPKSPAIFRQQWEPSVALDLNTRQKALEGDFHEVVLTLSVTVKNGEEVAFIAEVQQAGIFLIRNLDAASMTHTLGAFCPNILFPYAREALDSLVTRGSFPALMLAPVNFDALFAQEMARMQESGEAAPSLQ from the coding sequence ATGATCGACGAACAGAACAACGGCGCAGCAGCAAGCGACGAAGAGAACTCCCCGCAATTCTCCCTGCAGCGCATCTATGTGCGCGACCTGTCGTTCGAAGCGCCGAAGAGCCCGGCGATCTTCCGTCAGCAGTGGGAACCAAGCGTTGCCCTTGACCTGAACACCCGTCAGAAGGCCCTGGAAGGCGACTTCCACGAAGTCGTGCTGACCCTGTCGGTGACCGTCAAGAACGGTGAAGAAGTGGCGTTCATCGCTGAAGTCCAGCAGGCCGGCATCTTCCTGATCCGTAACCTCGATGCCGCGTCGATGACCCACACCCTGGGCGCGTTCTGCCCGAACATCCTGTTCCCGTACGCCCGTGAAGCGCTGGACAGCCTGGTGACCCGTGGTTCGTTCCCGGCACTGATGCTGGCACCGGTCAACTTCGACGCACTGTTCGCACAGGAAATGGCGCGCATGCAAGAGTCGGGTGAAGCCGCTCCATCGCTGCAGTAA
- the trmL gene encoding tRNA (uridine(34)/cytosine(34)/5-carboxymethylaminomethyluridine(34)-2'-O)-methyltransferase TrmL, whose protein sequence is MFHVILFQPEIPPNTGNIIRLCANSGCHLHLIEPIGFELDDKRLRRAGLDYHEYATLQRHADLASCLESLGQPRLFAFTTKGSRPFHDASFQPGDAFLFGPESRGLPAEVLDALPADHRLRLPMREGCRSLNLSNTVAVAVYEAWRQQGFV, encoded by the coding sequence ATGTTTCACGTCATCCTTTTTCAGCCAGAAATTCCGCCCAATACCGGCAACATCATCCGGCTGTGCGCCAACAGCGGTTGCCACCTGCATTTGATTGAGCCTATCGGTTTTGAGCTGGACGACAAGCGCTTGCGCCGGGCCGGGCTCGATTACCATGAGTACGCGACCCTGCAGCGCCACGCCGACCTGGCCAGCTGCCTGGAGAGCCTCGGCCAGCCGCGCCTGTTCGCCTTTACCACCAAAGGTTCACGGCCCTTCCACGACGCCAGCTTCCAGCCCGGCGACGCCTTCCTGTTCGGCCCCGAGAGCCGCGGCCTGCCTGCCGAGGTGCTGGACGCCCTGCCCGCCGACCACCGCCTGCGCCTGCCCATGCGCGAAGGCTGTCGCAGCTTGAACCTGTCCAACACAGTGGCGGTCGCCGTGTACGAAGCCTGGCGCCAGCAAGGTTTTGTCTGA
- the ntrC gene encoding nitrogen regulation protein NR(I), whose translation MSRSETVWIVDDDRSIRWVLEKALQQEGMTTQSFDSADGVMSRLARQQPDVIISDIRMPGASGLELLARIREQHPRLPVIIMTAHSDLDSAVASYQGGAFEYLPKPFDVDEAVSLVKRANQHAQEQQGLEVAPSLTRTPEIIGEAPAMQEVFRAIGRLSHSNITVLINGESGTGKELVAHALHRHSPRAASPFIALNMAAIPKDLMESELFGHEKGAFTGAANLRRGRFEQADGGTLFLDEIGDMPADTQTRLLRVLADGEFYRVGGHVPVKVDVRIIAATHQNLETLVHAGKFREDLFHRLNVIRIHIPRLADRREDIPTLARHFLSRAAQELAVEPKLLKAETEEYLKNLPWPGNVRQLENTCRWITVMASGREVHIGDLPPELLSLPQDSAPVTNWEQALRQWADQALARGQSNLLDSAVPSFERIMIETALKHTAGRRRDAAVLLGWGRNTLTRKIKELGMKVAGGDDDEGDEA comes from the coding sequence ATGAGCCGTAGTGAAACTGTCTGGATCGTCGATGACGACCGTTCCATCCGCTGGGTACTGGAAAAAGCCTTGCAACAAGAAGGCATGACCACCCAAAGCTTCGACAGTGCCGACGGCGTGATGAGTCGCCTGGCCCGGCAACAGCCGGACGTCATCATTTCCGATATCCGCATGCCCGGCGCCAGTGGCCTGGAGCTGCTGGCACGCATCCGCGAACAGCACCCACGCCTGCCGGTGATTATCATGACCGCGCACTCGGACCTGGACAGCGCCGTGGCTTCCTACCAAGGCGGTGCATTCGAGTATCTGCCCAAGCCGTTCGACGTCGACGAAGCCGTTTCGCTGGTCAAGCGTGCCAACCAGCATGCCCAGGAACAACAAGGCCTGGAGGTCGCGCCAAGCCTGACCCGCACACCGGAGATTATCGGCGAAGCGCCAGCCATGCAGGAAGTGTTTCGCGCCATCGGGCGTTTGAGCCACTCCAACATTACGGTGCTGATCAATGGCGAGTCCGGTACAGGCAAAGAGCTGGTCGCCCACGCCCTGCACCGCCATAGCCCTCGCGCGGCTTCGCCGTTCATTGCCCTGAACATGGCGGCGATTCCCAAGGACCTGATGGAGTCCGAACTGTTCGGCCACGAGAAAGGTGCGTTCACCGGTGCCGCCAACCTGCGTCGCGGGCGCTTCGAACAAGCCGACGGTGGCACCCTGTTTCTCGACGAGATCGGCGACATGCCCGCCGACACTCAAACCCGGCTGCTGCGTGTGTTGGCCGATGGCGAATTCTATCGGGTGGGGGGGCATGTTCCGGTCAAGGTCGACGTGCGCATCATCGCCGCCACCCACCAGAACCTGGAAACCCTGGTGCACGCCGGCAAGTTCCGGGAGGACTTGTTCCACCGCCTGAACGTGATCCGCATTCATATTCCACGGCTGGCGGATCGTCGCGAAGACATCCCGACCCTCGCCAGGCATTTTCTCAGCCGCGCCGCACAAGAGCTGGCAGTGGAACCGAAACTGCTCAAGGCCGAAACCGAGGAATACCTGAAGAACCTGCCGTGGCCCGGCAACGTGCGCCAACTGGAGAACACCTGCCGCTGGATTACCGTGATGGCATCCGGCCGCGAAGTACATATCGGCGATTTGCCGCCGGAGCTGCTTAGCCTGCCGCAGGATTCGGCCCCGGTCACCAATTGGGAGCAGGCCTTGCGCCAGTGGGCCGATCAGGCATTGGCGCGCGGCCAATCGAACCTGCTCGACAGCGCCGTACCAAGCTTCGAGCGGATCATGATCGAAACCGCCCTCAAACACACCGCCGGCCGCCGCCGCGATGCCGCCGTGCTGCTTGGTTGGGGTCGCAATACCTTGACCCGCAAGATCAAGGAATTGGGGATGAAGGTCGCGGGTGGGGATGATGATGAGGGGGATGAGGCTTAA
- the glnL gene encoding nitrogen regulation protein NR(II): MTISDALHRLLLDNLTTATILLNADLRLEYMNPAAEMLLAISGQRSHGQFISELFTESAEALNSLRQAVEQAHPFTKREAMLTALTGQTLTVDYAVTPILNKGETLLLLEVHPRDRLLRITKEEAQLSKQETTKMLVRGLAHEIKNPLGGIRGAAQLLSRELPEEHLKDYTNVIIEEADRLRNLVDRMLGSNKLPSLAMTNIHEVLEHVCSLVEAESQGGITLVRDYDPSLPDVLIDREQMIQAVLNIVRNAMQAISGQNELRLGRISLRTRAMRQFTIGHTRHRLVSKIEIIDNGPGIPGELQETIFYPMVSGRPDGTGLGLAITQNIISQHQGLIECDSHPGHTTFSIFLPLEQGATSS, translated from the coding sequence ATGACCATCAGCGATGCACTGCACCGACTATTACTCGATAACTTGACCACTGCCACGATTCTGCTCAACGCCGATCTGCGTCTTGAGTACATGAATCCTGCGGCAGAGATGCTATTGGCGATCAGCGGCCAACGTAGCCATGGTCAATTCATCAGCGAACTGTTCACCGAATCGGCCGAGGCGCTGAATTCACTCCGCCAGGCGGTTGAGCAGGCGCACCCTTTTACCAAGCGCGAGGCCATGCTCACGGCCTTGACCGGTCAGACCCTGACCGTCGACTACGCCGTGACGCCGATTTTGAACAAGGGTGAAACCCTGCTGCTGCTGGAAGTACACCCGCGTGATCGCCTGCTGCGCATCACCAAGGAAGAGGCCCAGCTCTCCAAGCAGGAAACCACCAAGATGCTGGTGCGTGGCCTGGCCCACGAGATCAAGAACCCGCTGGGGGGTATTCGAGGTGCCGCGCAATTGCTGTCGCGAGAATTGCCCGAAGAACACCTCAAGGACTACACCAACGTCATTATCGAAGAGGCCGACCGCCTGCGTAACCTGGTCGACCGCATGCTCGGCTCGAACAAACTGCCGTCACTGGCGATGACCAACATCCATGAAGTACTCGAGCATGTTTGCAGCCTGGTCGAAGCCGAGAGTCAGGGCGGCATCACACTGGTGCGTGATTACGACCCGAGCCTGCCTGACGTTCTGATCGACCGCGAGCAAATGATCCAGGCGGTTCTCAATATCGTACGCAATGCGATGCAGGCCATCAGCGGCCAGAACGAGCTCCGCCTGGGACGCATCAGCCTGCGCACCCGGGCCATGCGCCAGTTCACCATTGGCCACACCCGGCATCGGCTGGTCAGCAAGATCGAAATTATCGACAACGGCCCGGGCATTCCGGGCGAGCTGCAGGAAACCATCTTCTATCCAATGGTCAGCGGACGCCCTGACGGCACCGGGCTGGGCCTGGCCATTACCCAGAACATCATCAGTCAGCACCAGGGCCTGATCGAGTGTGACAGCCATCCCGGCCACACGACTTTCTCGATCTTCCTGCCGCTGGAACAAGGAGCCACCTCGTCATGA